GGGGCGGTCCTCTTCGGCTCGGTTCCGTTCCTCGACTGGCTCGGCTTCGCCGCCGTGTCGCTGCTCTTCGGGACGGCGTTCGTCGGCCTGGCCGTCGGCGTCTCCGCCGGCGTCCCCACGCGGGGCAAGTCGATGGCCATCGTGGTCGGGCTCTACGTCGTGTTCGTCGCGCTGTGGGAACTGCTCACCGCCGGGCCGTACTACCTCATCTACGATGAACCCGTGCCGGTCGAGGCCGAGACGTGGTACCTGGTGCTCGAGCAGTTCAATCCGATCTTCGCGTACGCCAACGTGGCGACCACGATCGTCGAGGGCTCGATCTTCCCGTTCAAGTTCCAGTACGGCCTCCAATCGATGGAGGCCAACGGGATGACGCCGGCCGAGCGCTACCCGGGCGACGCGCCGTTCTATCTCCAGGACTGGTTCGGCATCGTCGTCCTGGTCGTCTGGGCGGTCGTGCCCGTCGCGATCGGCTACTATCGGTTCCAGCGAACCGATCTCTAGGCGCTCGAGTCGCGGGCTCTCGATCCGTCGAATCGGTCGCAGAATAGCGGTCCTCGCTGTCGCTCGATCGGATCCCGCCGGCGCTCAGTCGCGGTCCGCTTCGGTCACTGCATCTGCAGCAACTGCGCGTGCAGCGTCGTCCCGACCTCGAGGACGTTCGCCTCGTCGACGAACCCCTCCTCGACGGCGAGTTCGACCGCGCGGGTGCCGACGATGTTCGCGACGGCCGCCTCGCCGAGGCTCTCGAGGACCGCGCGTTCGTCGACCGCGTCGCCGCCGTAGAACTCCTCGGTGACGGTCAGGGAGAGCTCGCCCTCCTCGAACGTCTCGCCGAGGACGTCCTCGTCACAGACGGCGACCAGCAACCCCTCCGGGGTCTCCCGTTCGTTGACGATCATCCGATCACTCGAGCTCCCACTCGCGGTCCTCGTCCTCCTCGTCGTCTTCCTCGCCGATACCGAGATCCGCGACGCCGAGATCGTCCAGTCCGATGTCGCCACCTCGCTGGGGCGACTGGCGGTTCGCGCCGCGACCGCCCAGCCCGGCGCCGGCACCGCCCGGTCGGCCTCCCGCACCGCCGCGTCCGGCACCCGGACCGCCGCCAGCACCGCCGCCGCCCTGCCCGTACATCTCCTCGCGGTCGTCCATCATCTCCTGTTCGGCCTGCTCGCGCATCTGATTGGCCTCTTCCGCGATCTCCTCGGCCTGGTCGAACTCGCCGAGCTCCTCGAGGATCTCGGCTTTCGTCTCGAGGACCTTCGCGTTGCGCAGGCCGAGTCGGATCGCGTTGTCGACGCAGTTGAGCGCCTCTTCGGCCAGCCCGCGCTCCGAGAGGAAGAACGCGCGGTTGAACCAGCCCGCCGCGAACCGCTCGTCGATCTCGATGGCGCGTTCGGC
This portion of the Natrinema salinisoli genome encodes:
- a CDS encoding ABC transporter permease encodes the protein MTSHIATVARKEFDDAGRSKLLWSLIGLLVGLVAIGYVAIWYTVDDITAAEVLSFLGVPLQVILPIAALITGYMAVVGERQSGSIKLLLGLPPNRTDVVFGKLLGRTAVVGLAIGLAFLVSLVFGAVLFGSVPFLDWLGFAAVSLLFGTAFVGLAVGVSAGVPTRGKSMAIVVGLYVVFVALWELLTAGPYYLIYDEPVPVEAETWYLVLEQFNPIFAYANVATTIVEGSIFPFKFQYGLQSMEANGMTPAERYPGDAPFYLQDWFGIVVLVVWAVVPVAIGYYRFQRTDL
- a CDS encoding DUF424 domain-containing protein, whose amino-acid sequence is MIVNERETPEGLLVAVCDEDVLGETFEEGELSLTVTEEFYGGDAVDERAVLESLGEAAVANIVGTRAVELAVEEGFVDEANVLEVGTTLHAQLLQMQ
- a CDS encoding tetratricopeptide repeat protein yields the protein MTDRDDDRDHRFSEGEGFGDPYEEFDLDPPELGVDPSKVDPVDSRVVTDTLDKHNIDQDDVDASELLDVGLNYMQINRYEQATDAFERTARYAEDEKLEQEAWVNKGVAHGELEEWDEAIGAHREALRIDDSSEHAATAETNLAYALWEFGETSEALEHAERAIEIDERFAAGWFNRAFFLSERGLAEEALNCVDNAIRLGLRNAKVLETKAEILEELGEFDQAEEIAEEANQMREQAEQEMMDDREEMYGQGGGGAGGGPGAGRGGAGGRPGGAGAGLGGRGANRQSPQRGGDIGLDDLGVADLGIGEEDDEEDEDREWELE